In Nitrososphaerota archaeon, one genomic interval encodes:
- a CDS encoding nuclear transport factor 2 family protein: MSEKANNDDPSVIEEVVRRRIDGIKLKKPELIRESIDASLYSKFDDWPPGTRMEGEEALRGEDDAIKVLEEYSYKLDDFAVKVKGDFAWVSFYFGYNGTIRKKSFDIRSRVSMVLARSRSGSAWKIVHEHFSMFPSEMPVTGPRLLVKKDTEGVEKQLKDLDEAVLKALEDGSEKHIADLTKQVSKTLGRDIPASEVVNRCKILESKGEIRRSGRFYPRYIIVKK, from the coding sequence ATGAGCGAGAAGGCGAATAACGATGATCCTTCAGTTATTGAAGAGGTAGTTCGGCGAAGGATAGACGGTATTAAGCTGAAGAAACCTGAGCTTATACGAGAATCTATTGACGCGAGTCTGTACTCAAAGTTTGATGATTGGCCGCCTGGTACACGTATGGAGGGGGAAGAGGCTCTTCGAGGCGAGGATGATGCGATTAAGGTTTTGGAGGAGTACAGCTATAAGCTGGATGATTTTGCGGTGAAGGTTAAAGGTGACTTTGCTTGGGTTTCGTTCTACTTCGGTTATAACGGTACAATAAGGAAGAAGAGCTTCGACATCAGATCCAGAGTGTCAATGGTTCTGGCTCGATCTAGGTCTGGGTCAGCGTGGAAGATAGTTCATGAACACTTCTCTATGTTTCCGAGTGAGATGCCAGTCACAGGCCCTAGGCTTCTAGTGAAGAAGGATACTGAGGGGGTGGAGAAGCAGTTGAAGGATCTTGACGAAGCAGTCTTGAAAGCTTTAGAAGACGGCTCGGAGAAGCATATCGCAGATCTTACGAAGCAGGTCTCAAAGACCCTTGGAAGAGATATTCCGGCCTCAGAGGTTGTAAATAGATGCAAGATCCTTGAATCGAAAGGAGAAATCAGGAGAAGCGGACGGTTCTACCCCAGATACATAATCGTGAAAAAATAA
- a CDS encoding DEAD/DEAH box helicase produces MSDFQDLGLDPNLLQGVTAAGFTKPFPIQEQTISHLLAGADVIGQAKTGSGKTAAYGLPLLQAIDTQNRKVQAVVLAPTRELAVQITEELKKLGKFTGARIVTIYGGQSINVQIEALKRGAHAVVGTPGRVIDHLKRGTLHLSAVKTVVLDEADTMLDMGFIDDVEFIIDCTPDKRQISLFSATMPQEIINLSQKYMRNPEKVLIDSDEPSVDTLDQYYALMSQSEKLTFLLELLNREKPESAIVFCRTKYGAHRLARDLELRFLDAVPLHGDLSQSQRDHSMRLFRSGRVNILVATDVASRGIDIPQVDCVINYEVPQNSTLYFHRVGRTARAGDTGKAFTLVSEREYGDFVHIRSLTKAEIKPLRPEDEKTAPSGSHTQYSNRIERRRGRDDNRRRSRGFRQSKSGPRWQRRRQHQQQQQQQQQQHQQQRRYRR; encoded by the coding sequence TTGAGTGATTTCCAAGATTTAGGGTTAGATCCAAATTTACTGCAAGGTGTAACTGCCGCAGGCTTTACCAAGCCGTTCCCTATTCAAGAGCAGACAATATCTCACCTTCTAGCAGGCGCAGATGTGATAGGACAGGCTAAGACCGGCTCAGGCAAAACCGCAGCATATGGTCTTCCGCTGCTCCAAGCCATTGATACTCAGAACCGGAAGGTGCAAGCGGTGGTTCTAGCGCCCACTAGGGAGCTGGCGGTGCAGATAACTGAGGAGTTGAAGAAGCTAGGCAAGTTCACTGGAGCAAGAATTGTAACGATTTACGGCGGTCAATCAATCAATGTTCAGATCGAGGCTTTGAAGCGCGGAGCTCACGCGGTAGTCGGTACTCCTGGAAGAGTGATTGATCATTTGAAGCGAGGCACGCTGCACCTCAGTGCAGTGAAGACGGTTGTGCTAGACGAAGCTGACACTATGCTGGACATGGGTTTCATCGATGATGTCGAGTTCATAATTGACTGTACGCCAGATAAGAGACAGATCAGCCTGTTCTCCGCAACCATGCCTCAGGAAATCATTAACTTGTCGCAGAAGTATATGCGTAATCCTGAGAAGGTGCTGATAGACTCTGATGAGCCCTCGGTTGACACACTCGATCAGTACTACGCGTTAATGTCCCAGAGTGAGAAGCTAACTTTTCTGCTAGAGCTGCTTAACAGAGAAAAGCCTGAGAGCGCCATAGTGTTCTGCAGAACAAAATATGGAGCCCACAGGCTGGCAAGAGACTTAGAGCTCAGATTCCTAGACGCAGTCCCACTGCACGGCGACCTAAGCCAAAGCCAGCGAGATCACTCTATGCGTCTATTCAGATCAGGCCGCGTAAACATCTTAGTGGCCACAGACGTTGCGAGCAGAGGTATAGATATCCCGCAGGTGGACTGCGTAATCAATTACGAGGTACCACAGAATTCTACACTATACTTCCATCGCGTCGGGCGAACCGCCAGAGCAGGTGACACAGGAAAAGCATTCACATTAGTCTCCGAAAGAGAATACGGTGACTTCGTACACATACGCAGCCTAACCAAAGCAGAAATCAAGCCACTTAGACCGGAAGATGAAAAAACAGCCCCATCTGGCTCGCACACACAATACAGCAACAGAATAGAGCGGAGAAGAGGAAGAGACGACAACCGACGCAGATCAAGAGGATTCAGACAATCTAAATCCGGCCCGAGATGGCAACGTCGGCGACAACACCAACAACAGCAACAGCAACAGCAACAGCAACACCAGCAGCAACGACGATACCGCCGCTGA